The window TGTCATCATAGTTTCATAAATTGCATTAATTTGGTTTAAGTACAGGAAACGCTAAAATATTGATTGGTTTTAGGTGAGTGCCTAGAAAGAAGACCTAAAACCTAGGACAGATATCACTTTGACCGAGTAACTAGAATGATCTAATTGTACCGAATTCTCTGTTACAGAATACAGTTGTGGTTTTCAAAACATCTGTGAACTTATGaacaatacattataaatatacagtagaaagtacaatttaaatacgaTGTCGGAATCGACAGATATTAAAGATGTACTGGATAAAAACCTCGAAGACTTTGAAATACAAGAAGTCTTACGAAATGGCACCGACTTGAGGGAATACGCCTTACAACTTGATAAAGGTATAAAGGATGCTGAGAAGACCTCAGTTGCGGATTACTTGAAAGAAAGCGAAAATATTGCTTCACTCCATAATCAAATAGAAGATTGTGATGGTATTCTTGCAAAGATGGAGTGTATGCTGATGGTGTTCCAAGTAAGTATGAAGAAAGAAATACACATAATCGTTGGCCTCTATAAGCCTCTTGCACTAAGTTTTGTTCTACTACCTCTTCTGTTCTAGATTTGTATAGAACAGTTTTGTAAAAGTGTTTTTGTTGATCTTTTTCTAGAATGATTTGGGGAGCATTAGCAATGAAATAATAAGTCTACAAAAGCGCTCAGTGAACATGTCTGTACAACTGTCTAACAGACAAATGCTCAAAGGTCCTCTTTCAACATTTATAGAAGATATGGCTGTATCTGAAACCCTTATATTGTaagtacattaatattaaactgCTGTTGCTGACTGTTTAAATATGTAcctatcttatttttttaaattttatctaatGTAAATTCTGTTTCTCTTAGTGGCATCAATAATGTTCCTGTAACTGACAAGGAATTCATGGTTCAACTGgccattttaaatcaaaaactgAACTTTGTTAAGGAACAAGATTTTAAGGAAACTAAAGCCTGTCATGATGTTAAAGATGTCTTagaaaaactcaaaataaaagCAGTCTCAAAAATAAGAGCATATATTTTggaacaaatatataaatttcgTAAACCAATGGCTAACTACCAGATACCACAGAATGCtatgttaaaatataagtttttcttCGAGTTCATTTTGGCTAATGAAAGAAATGTAGCACAAGAAATTTGCAATGAATACATAGACACATTAAGCAAAGTGTACTACTCATACTTTAAGTCATATGCCTCAAGACTTGACAAATTGAAGTATGAAGAGGCACCAACAAAAGATGATCTGATGGGCATTGAGGATGGTTCTAAAGGAGGATTTTTccaaaaatctaatttgaaGAATAAAAGCACCATTTTTACAATAGGTAATAGGGGAGATGTCCTAGCACAGCAACTAGAAGCTCCCATTATAGTACCACATGTGCAACAAAAAACTAAGGTACACTTATATTCCTGTTATCTTAATATTACACTCTGTATGTATGTGTAGTATGTGTGATGTTCTCAAGAGAGATATGAAAACTTGTATTATAATATGCTTTTATAATTACAGTACTCATATGAAGCATTATTCAGAAGTCTCCAGTATGCTCTAGTGGACAATGGCTGCCGAGAATACTTATTCACTACAGAGTTCTTCCATGTAAAGGGAAGTCATGCACAGGAGCTGTTTGACAGGATCCTTGGGAAAACATTATCATTACTTGTGGTAGGATacattactttaaatatatttatttactacatttcCAACTACCCACAATAATACTTAAATGCacagtgaatattttaaatatattttttctaaatcattATGTGacctttaaaattttcaacGAATATAAGACCCATTGTGCATCTTCGTATTATGTGTATAAACCGCGATGGTTTAATACCCACGGTAATTTTATGCCATTTGTTTCAGAAAAATGTTGAGAACTATGTGATTGAGTGTTATGACTGCCTAGCATTGTATCTCTGTATTCAACTTATAAATAGATACAGATGGATGTGTCATAAAAGAGCTGTTGCAGCCTTAGACAGGTATGATAAGCATTTTATTCTTTGTCATCAAGTATCGAGAACTTAATAAATatcagtgaaataaaatataataataatataatatattaacttacTCTGAAATGTACTGTGGCATGATGACTAAAATTCTTAACTTAGGGAGCTCCAAACCATAATATCTAGATCTCCATTTTGTAACCTGTCTTTCTTTTTAGTTATTGGGATTCACTACAAGGGGCTTTGTGGCCAAGATTAGAACATGTTTTGAAACTCAACATTCAGAGTGTACGAGAATGTGATCCAGCTAAGTTATCTAATAAGGAATTGGGCCCACATTATGTAAGTGTACTCATATAAATTTCTAATCATCTTTAAATGTAATGTTATGTACTGATTGGCTAAAgtataaacattatttcagATTACTCGCAGGTATGCAGAGTTCTCTGCTGCTATGCTCAGCTTAAGCGAACAATTTCCTTCAGAGGAATTAAGCAACCTCTTACTGATCCTTCAAGATGAAGTTCATTGTTTCCTACTGAAAATGGCGGCAGAATTTCCGCAGCGTATTCAGCAactaatattcctaattaacaATTATGATATGGTACTGAGTATATTAATGGAAAGAACAAGGGACAACACCAAGGAAGCAGAAAGCTTCAGAGAACAATTGCAAGCAAGGAGTTCAGAGTATGTTGAAGAAATATTGAGCCCACACTTTGGTGGAATGATTCAATTTGTCAAGGAAGGTGAACAACTACTTGACTCGGATAAGAAAACAGAACTAGCCAATTTAGAAAGAAAATCACTTTCCTTGGTGGCTTCATTCAGTTCTGGATGGAAACAAAGTCTTGAAGAAATCCATAGAGAAGTTCTTATATCATTCCCAAACTTAGTAACTGGCTCAGGGTTACTACAAATGGCACTTACAAACTTTGTGCAGTATTATCATAAGTTTGCTAAACTATTGACACCTAACGCGCGAACGCAGTTAGTCAATATTCACGTTATTATGGTCGAAATTAAGAAATACAAGACTAATTACTAATCTACTAATCGTCacttacgtaaaaaaatatgttgaattatttttaaatatgcacATAGTAGGAAATCATTGAaggtttattgaaatatattataatatcattattctaaattgtatgaaatgaaTTAAATAGCCGTGTGGTTGTTGTTGTCATGTGCATTTATAAATCCTTGGTTTTGCTTGCAGAACAAAATGTTGTCAGaatggaaacaaaataaaacacaatactttatttaaaaattgtttttcttataaaaatattatgtaataccaCAGAGTTTAACGTCAAAGTAATTAACGTGATGACTTAACACTCATTTAGAATTTTTACCTTATTTCTATATTCACAATCAAATTCTtatgagtaaaaaatacaaaacaaagtcGGACTTGTTTCGCTTTTACGCGGGCGCAGAGACGCGCCTTTAATTTGCTTTATCTAACTAGATAACACGCGAGCCACAACTTCGTACAGATTAAAAAATTGCCTAGACCCGGGACATTTAATGACTCAACATTAGTATTCGGGTTTCACATAAAAACTTATACAGGATAAAGAACCGATGTATTGAAAATAGGTAACCAAGACAGAATGAAATTGACATTATTAAAAACTTGTGCGCGTTCGTACGTTCATACGTTGTTTAACACAACGCTGAAGAAATATTTAAGCTTCTTATACAGCAGTAATTACAACAGTTATTTCAATTTGCTAATAAATACTCAAGGCGTACCAAAGTATGCCGCATCTAatcgtatatttaaatatagtttaatatGTACACCGTTTATATTTCCACACTAAGTACTGGTATTTTTGGCAGGATGTCCTTCCACATCTTTATAGGTTTGGTTCTAATGTAATCTCGTATTAATTGCTCTACTTCAGTTGACATCTTCTGCATTTTACGTCCGGCGAGCATTTCATTTATTCTCAGATGATTGTGTCGACTTAACATCACCAAACTGCTGATCACCGCTTCATCAATTCGTTGACACGCtgaaaattaaaagcaaatctttatatatataattcttctgtaagtgtgtatgtcactgaacttctcttaaacgactggaccgattttgatgaaaatttttgtgtgtgttcaaggggatctgtgaatggtttagattcacaattttgtctgctggacaatgtttttttaataaatttttaatttattagtaacgtgtggacaggacaacgtctgtcgggtccgctagtgtaTTATAATTCTGCTTGATTATTACAATCCGACAACTTAAGCTTTAGCGTACAAGGTTTATCTAGATGCTAATTTATAATACcgtgtatttctaaaataagtaCCTGTATCAAACAGGACACTTTCAGCTGCATAAGCCACCAAAGTTCTTAAACCTGAAGTTTGTTTTCCTGCGCCATCCGTGAACTCTCTCTACTAACTTGTCAGACTATAGTAAATCtattaaataggtaggtattttgaAATGAAGTAGGTACTCACTTGAAGTTTTTAGAATATCCATGAGTTGATTGATAGCAATTTCACAATGTACTTTCATGTCAATGGGGTAAGGTTTCATTAGACATCCGATTGCCGATAAACAAAATTCTCTTACGACAAGTGGTGTAGTTTCTTTCTCAATTAAAGGTTGAATcaagttttttataatattcttttgaGTCCACCGCGGTCCATGCCGCTTAGCTAGGATAATTAACGCCAACcttaacatttttctttgcaaGGGAATATctgaaaatgcaaaaaaaatacaactattaGTCTTACGTCTTTCTGTGGGGATAAATGGTATAATGACAAAGTCGAC of the Anticarsia gemmatalis isolate Benzon Research Colony breed Stoneville strain chromosome 3, ilAntGemm2 primary, whole genome shotgun sequence genome contains:
- the Vps52 gene encoding vacuolar protein sorting 52; protein product: MSESTDIKDVLDKNLEDFEIQEVLRNGTDLREYALQLDKGIKDAEKTSVADYLKESENIASLHNQIEDCDGILAKMECMLMVFQNDLGSISNEIISLQKRSVNMSVQLSNRQMLKGPLSTFIEDMAVSETLIFGINNVPVTDKEFMVQLAILNQKLNFVKEQDFKETKACHDVKDVLEKLKIKAVSKIRAYILEQIYKFRKPMANYQIPQNAMLKYKFFFEFILANERNVAQEICNEYIDTLSKVYYSYFKSYASRLDKLKYEEAPTKDDLMGIEDGSKGGFFQKSNLKNKSTIFTIGNRGDVLAQQLEAPIIVPHVQQKTKYSYEALFRSLQYALVDNGCREYLFTTEFFHVKGSHAQELFDRILGKTLSLLVKNVENYVIECYDCLALYLCIQLINRYRWMCHKRAVAALDSYWDSLQGALWPRLEHVLKLNIQSVRECDPAKLSNKELGPHYITRRYAEFSAAMLSLSEQFPSEELSNLLLILQDEVHCFLLKMAAEFPQRIQQLIFLINNYDMVLSILMERTRDNTKEAESFREQLQARSSEYVEEILSPHFGGMIQFVKEGEQLLDSDKKTELANLERKSLSLVASFSSGWKQSLEEIHREVLISFPNLVTGSGLLQMALTNFVQYYHKFAKLLTPNARTQLVNIHVIMVEIKKYKTNY